Sequence from the Pseudomonas frederiksbergensis genome:
GCCAACCATGCGGCGGCAGGCGCGGTCGGGGCCTGGGTCAGCGGGTTCTTTTCCGATGCGGTGCTGCACTGGATATTGGCGGCAAGCTTCGCGGCCACGGCACTGTGGACCCTGGTCCCGGACAAGCTGGACGATGAAGAGGCGAATACGGCCCGCAAATTCGGCCCGTTCCTGACCACGCTGATCGCGTTTTTCCTCGCGGAAATCGGTGACAAGACCCAGATCGCCACGGTGATGCTCGCCGCGCAATACCCGGAACTGTGGCTGGTGATCATTGGCACCACCGTGGGCATGCTGATTGCCAACGTGCCGGTGGTACTGGCGGGCAACTTCGCCGCCGAGAAACTGCCCCTGGCTCTCATCCGTCGCTTGGCCGCCTCGGCGTTTTTCATCCTGGCAATCGTGGCGGTGTACAAGGCGATGCAGAGCAGTGGGTGGGTTTGATGCTGTTGTGGCAAGGGCGCTTGCTCCCTCGCCACAACAACAGTTCACCGGGTGACGATGATTACTTCTTGGCCTGCTGGTAAAGCGGCATCACCTTCGGAATCGCCGCCTGCAACGAGGCGATCCGGCTGCTGGACGATGGGTGGGTGCTCATAAACTCCGGCGGAGCGCCTTCCGAAGCCTTGGCCATCTTGTTCCACAGGGTAATCGCGGCGTTCGGGTCGTAGCCGGCACGGGCCGCCAGTTCGAGGCCGATCAGATCGGCTTCGTTTTCGTTGCCGCGGCTGTTGGGCAGGGTCATGCCATAGTTGGCGACCGTGTCGGCCAGCGCCAGGCTGTCCTGGCCCAGGCCGAATATCGCACCGGCACCCTGCTTGGCCATTTCGATGCCATAGGCCTTGGACATGGCTTCGCGACCGTGCTCGCGCAAGGCGTGGGCGATTTCATGGCCCATGATCGCGGCGATTTCCGCATCGGTCAGTTTCAGCTGGTCGATCAGGCCACTGTAGAACATGATCTTGCCGCCGGGCCCGCAATTGGCGTTGAGTTCATCGCTCTTGATCAGGTTCACTTCCCAGTTCCACTGCGCCGAGTCCGGCCGGAACACCGGCGCCTGGGCGATCAGACGGTCAGCGATGACCTGCAGGCGCTTGGCGTCGCTACTGGTCTTGTCCAGGGCGCCTTGGGAGCTCGCCTCGCCCAACGTCTTCTGATAGGACTGGGCGTACATCTGGTTGACCTCGGCGGTCGACAGCATGCTGAACATGTACTGCTTGCGCTCCACGCCCACGGCTCCGCCGCTGGTGGTATTGACTGATTGGCAACCGGCGAGCAGCAGGGCCGCGCCCAGAGCGCTCACCATCAAAGTCTTGTTCATACAAAAGAAGCTCCATGGAATCGTGGGCGTATCCTAGGCCTTGATTTGTATCGGCGCCAGATACACAGCGAGGGATTACAGGTTTTTCGGACAGGTCCCACTCATCCATTTGCGACACCCATCCAGCCAAAACAGTCATCCGACGAACAGCGTCTCATGCCGGGACACGGAAATGCCGATACAAGGACCAGACGTCATTTCAGGTCCGGTGCCTTTATGAAATTCAGATCGATCCAGTTTTCCGTTGCTGCCCTGGCCGGTGCCATCGTGCTCAGCGTGGTCGGCGCCCTGGTGCTTTACGCATTGTTCGCCGGCGCCCGCACCCAGGAAATGGTGCAGCAGCGGACCAAGGCGCAATTCGAACAACTCATCGAACAACGCCTCAGCGCCCTCGCCCACACCCAGGCCAGCCTGATCCAGCGTGAGCTTGAAGCGCCGCTGTTGCTTGCCCGGGGCCTGGCGACGGCCAACGCCCTGATGGGCATGAACGGCGCGGACGGCAACCCGCAATTGAAGATGCCACGCGAGCAGATGATCAGCCTGCTGCGCGAGTCCGTGGTGCGCAACCCGAAGGTCCTCGGCGCCTATATTGCCTGGGAACCGAACGCCATCGACCACGACGACGCCAACTACGTGAACAGCCAGGTGCTGGGCATGGAAACCAACGGTCGCTTCCTGCCGTGGTGGTTTCGCAACCAGGACGGCACCCTCGGCCTGGAAAAGCTCGCCGACGTGACGGACCAGAAACTGCTCTCCACTGGCATTCGCGCCAGCGAGTACTACCTGTGCTCCCAGGACAGCAGGAAAGCCTGCGTGATCGACCCGGCGCCGTACCGCGTCGGCAGCACCATGACGATGCTGGCGTCGTTCATCGAACCGATCCTGATCGATGGCAAATTCCAGGGCATCGTCGGTGCCGACCTGTCGGTGAACTTCATCCAGGACATGCTCGTCGCCGCCGACGCCAAGCTGTACGGCGGCGCTGGGGAAATGGCCTTGCTCTCCAGCAACAATCGCCTGGTGGCTTTCACCAAGGACCCGAGCAAACTCGGGGAAAAGGCCAGCGACCTGCTGGACGCCAACGAACTGGACAACCTGACCAAGCTCGGCGTCGGCGAGGTGCGTTACGACATCGACGAAACGCACGGCCATATCGAGGTGTACATGCCGTTCGGCATCGGTGAGACCAGTGCCCGCTGGACGCTGATGTTGCAATTGCCGTTGAACGCGGTGATGGCCGATCTGCAAGCCTTGCAGAAGGACCTCGACGATCAGCGCGAGACCGATATCTTCGGCATGGCCATGGTCGGCCTGGCGATTGCCGCCATCGGCCTGCTGGTGATCTGGCTGGTGGGCCACGGCATCGCCCGGCCACTCAAGCAAATGGTGGCGATGCTCGATGACATCGCCCAGGGCGAAGGCGACCTGACGCGCCGATTGACCAGCGACCGCGCCGATGAATTGGGCGCCATCGCCAAGGGCTTCAATACCTTCCTCGGCAAATTGCAGGGAATGATCACCCAGGTGGTGACGTCGGTGCAGAGCGTCAGCGACTCGTCGGAGCACACCGCCGACATCGCGATCCGCACCAACCAGGGCGTGCACAAGCAAATGTCGGAGATCGATCAGGTCGCCACCGCCGTGCATGAAATGACCGCCACCGCCCAGGACGTCGCTCGCAATGCGACCCAGGCCGCCCAAGCCGCCAGTCACGCCGACCAGGCCGCCAGCCAGGGCATGCAAATCGTGCGCGACACCTCCACCTCCATCGGCGCGTTGGCCGTGGAAATCGGCAAGGCCGTCGGCGTGGTGCAGACCCTGGCCAAGGACAGCGAGAACATCAACGCGATCCTCACCGCCATTCGCGGGATCGCCGAGCAGACCAACCTGCTGGCCCTTAACGCGGCCATCGAAGCGGCGCGGGCCGGCGAACAAGGTCGTGGTTTTGCCGTGGTCGCCGATGAAGTGCGCAACCTCGCGCAGAAGACGCAGCAGGCCACCGAAGAAATCCAGTCGATGATCCAACAGTTGCAACAGGGCACCCGCGACGTGGTGCGTGTCATGGAAGACAGCCAGCACCGCACCGATGAAAGCGTGCAGCACGCGGCCAAGGCAGCCCAGGCGCTGGAAACGATTACCCAGGCGGTGTCGGTGATCAACGACATGAACACCCAGATCGCCAGCGCCGCCGAGGAGCAGAGCGCCGTGGCGGATGACATCAACCGTAACGTGATCAATATCGGCCAAGTGGCGAACGAAGTGGCCAGCGGCGCCGATGAGTCCAGCGCAGCCAGCGCCGGGCTGACCAAGTTGGCGGAGCAACAGCGGCGGTTGATCAATCAGTTCAAGGTCTGATCCTGCGGCTTCATCGCGAGCCTGCTCGCGAAGGGGCCGGCACTGCCGCCAAAGAACTCAAGCCGGGGTCAGGCACTCCGGCCCATTGAGTTTCGGGTCGTTGACCATGTTCGCCAGCACCCGCT
This genomic interval carries:
- a CDS encoding M48 family metallopeptidase, which encodes MNKTLMVSALGAALLLAGCQSVNTTSGGAVGVERKQYMFSMLSTAEVNQMYAQSYQKTLGEASSQGALDKTSSDAKRLQVIADRLIAQAPVFRPDSAQWNWEVNLIKSDELNANCGPGGKIMFYSGLIDQLKLTDAEIAAIMGHEIAHALREHGREAMSKAYGIEMAKQGAGAIFGLGQDSLALADTVANYGMTLPNSRGNENEADLIGLELAARAGYDPNAAITLWNKMAKASEGAPPEFMSTHPSSSSRIASLQAAIPKVMPLYQQAKK
- a CDS encoding TMEM165/GDT1 family protein, which encodes MLDSFLVPTAIVALAEIGDKTQLLALILAARFRKPWPIIAGIVAATLANHAAAGAVGAWVSGFFSDAVLHWILAASFAATALWTLVPDKLDDEEANTARKFGPFLTTLIAFFLAEIGDKTQIATVMLAAQYPELWLVIIGTTVGMLIANVPVVLAGNFAAEKLPLALIRRLAASAFFILAIVAVYKAMQSSGWV